A single window of Sphingobium sp. SCG-1 DNA harbors:
- a CDS encoding response regulator transcription factor: protein MTAPEILIVEDDPALRTLMMRSLQQNGFNVRTAAAAPEMWNALADTPVDVVIMDIMLPGTQGLELCRQLRQKSEVPIIFVSAKGTELDRVIGLELGADDYLAKPFDTRELIARIRAVLRRGRMERQHEGAGRREARFDGWRVIFPRREVISPAGAVVDLTGAEFDLLVALIDNPQRVIARERLIELSRARLGDSSDRSVDVLISRLRRKLSTEEGKSHIVTVRGVGYMFTAEIERL from the coding sequence GTGACGGCTCCAGAAATTCTGATCGTCGAAGATGACCCGGCGCTACGCACCTTGATGATGCGTTCGCTGCAGCAGAACGGGTTTAATGTCCGCACCGCTGCGGCAGCACCCGAGATGTGGAATGCATTGGCGGATACGCCGGTCGATGTAGTTATTATGGATATCATGCTGCCCGGAACACAGGGTCTCGAACTATGCCGCCAACTCCGCCAGAAGAGCGAAGTCCCGATCATCTTCGTCAGCGCGAAGGGCACGGAACTCGATCGCGTCATCGGGTTGGAATTGGGCGCGGACGACTATTTGGCGAAGCCTTTTGATACGCGCGAACTTATTGCACGCATCAGAGCGGTGTTGCGTCGCGGCCGTATGGAACGGCAGCATGAGGGGGCAGGGCGGCGGGAAGCCCGGTTCGACGGCTGGAGAGTCATATTCCCGCGACGCGAAGTGATCTCTCCCGCAGGCGCAGTGGTCGATCTTACCGGAGCGGAATTCGACCTGCTGGTTGCTCTGATCGACAATCCGCAGCGGGTGATAGCGCGGGAACGCCTGATCGAGCTTTCACGCGCAAGACTGGGCGACTCCTCGGACCGTAGCGTGGACGTGCTCATCAGTCGCCTGCGCCGCAAACTTTCGACTGAGGAAGGCAAGTCGCATATCGTGACCGTGCGTGGCGTCGGATACATGTTTACGGCCGAGATCGAGCGCCTTTGA
- a CDS encoding GNAT family N-acetyltransferase: MSLSHRLATAADETALRNLIMLAIDKLQTSFLTSDQIVASRRFMGLDQRLIEDRTYFIIEREGAMAGCGGWSRRETPYGHNATPGRSDRMLDPASEAARIRAMYTHPDHARRGVGRHILNLCAEAAHAEGFLALELSSTLAGAPLYRACGFQEVARFSDSGVPLITMRKNLQ, encoded by the coding sequence ATGTCTCTCTCACACCGCTTGGCGACTGCTGCCGATGAAACTGCGCTTCGCAATCTGATCATGCTTGCGATCGACAAGCTCCAGACATCGTTTCTGACGTCGGATCAGATCGTAGCCAGCCGAAGGTTCATGGGGTTGGACCAGCGCCTCATTGAGGATCGAACCTATTTCATAATAGAGCGGGAAGGCGCGATGGCCGGATGTGGCGGCTGGAGCCGCAGGGAGACGCCTTACGGTCATAATGCGACGCCTGGGCGAAGCGACCGTATGCTTGATCCTGCGTCTGAAGCAGCACGCATCCGCGCGATGTATACGCACCCCGATCATGCCCGCCGCGGCGTCGGTCGCCATATACTGAACTTGTGCGCGGAGGCGGCTCACGCGGAGGGCTTCCTCGCGCTGGAGCTTTCGTCGACCTTAGCGGGCGCACCTTTGTACCGGGCCTGCGGGTTTCAGGAAGTCGCTCGTTTCTCCGATAGTGGCGTGCCGCTCATCACCATGCGGAAAAATCTACAATAG
- the purU gene encoding formyltetrahydrofolate deformylase — MDAAPSYILTFTAEDRTGIVAAVSGLLAGMDGFILDSQQYADLESGRFFMRVAFQAAGPSFPQTVEDIRAAFATVGERFAMEWSLVPANERLKIVIAVSKGSHCLNDLLHRWSTGSLPVDITAVVSNHENCRALAEWHGLPFHYVPVSNDNRAEQEAAILSIIAETRAELLVLARYMQVLSTSMAEQVEGRCINIHHSFLPGFKGANPYARAHARGVKLIGATAHYVTADLDEGPIIEQMVERVDHRASVEDLIRIGRDIEARVLAHAVGWTAERRVLRNGIRTVVFR; from the coding sequence ATGGATGCCGCACCCAGCTATATACTCACCTTCACGGCCGAGGATCGGACGGGCATTGTCGCGGCTGTCAGTGGCTTGCTGGCCGGAATGGACGGCTTCATTCTGGACAGCCAGCAATATGCCGATCTGGAGAGCGGACGTTTCTTCATGCGGGTCGCCTTTCAGGCGGCGGGGCCATCGTTTCCACAAACTGTGGAGGACATTCGTGCGGCCTTTGCGACGGTGGGCGAGCGGTTCGCAATGGAATGGTCTCTCGTTCCGGCCAACGAGCGGCTCAAGATCGTCATTGCAGTCTCGAAGGGAAGCCACTGCCTCAATGACCTCCTTCATCGCTGGTCCACAGGAAGCTTGCCTGTCGACATAACCGCCGTTGTCTCCAACCATGAAAATTGCCGCGCCCTTGCCGAATGGCACGGCCTGCCATTCCACTATGTCCCGGTGAGCAACGACAATCGTGCTGAACAGGAAGCGGCGATATTGTCGATCATCGCGGAAACCCGTGCCGAATTGCTGGTCCTCGCACGGTATATGCAGGTGCTATCGACCAGCATGGCCGAACAGGTCGAAGGACGCTGCATCAATATCCACCACAGCTTCCTGCCCGGCTTCAAGGGAGCAAATCCCTACGCCAGGGCACATGCGCGGGGCGTCAAGCTGATCGGAGCGACGGCGCATTACGTAACGGCGGATCTCGATGAAGGACCAATCATCGAGCAGATGGTGGAGCGAGTGGATCATCGCGCGTCAGTCGAAGACCTGATCCGCATTGGCCGCGATATCGAAGCCCGCGTCCTGGCGCACGCCGTAGGTTGGACAGCGGAACGCCGGGTCTTGCGTAACGGTATACGGACGGTGGTATTCCGGTAG
- a CDS encoding sulfite exporter TauE/SafE family protein, with translation MATLSSIGVPLASLLAAGLFAGFAAGIFGIGGGFVVVPALFIVLPLLGGSKEAIAHVAIGTSAATIIVTSIRSLLAHAKRGAVEFEILRTWAPWIILGDGVGVLLAGRVNGHVLTMIFAVGVFLMSLNFLLPKVGNKVVSQNMPSGIMRVGIAGGLGTFSALLGIGGGTIAIMVMTLCGRSIHKAIATASGIGTLIAIPSAIGFAIIGLGAKDLPWGSLGYVNVPATLTVACMSVLTAPLGVAAAHSLPAAPLKKVFGIYLIVIAIVMFRNAMKM, from the coding sequence ATGGCGACCTTATCCAGCATCGGCGTGCCGCTCGCTTCACTGTTGGCGGCTGGCCTGTTCGCAGGTTTTGCTGCGGGCATTTTCGGGATCGGCGGCGGCTTTGTAGTGGTGCCCGCGCTGTTCATCGTGTTGCCGCTCTTGGGCGGGTCTAAGGAAGCGATTGCGCATGTCGCTATCGGCACATCAGCCGCGACGATCATCGTAACGTCCATCCGCTCGCTCTTGGCGCATGCGAAACGAGGGGCGGTGGAGTTTGAAATCCTTCGAACCTGGGCACCATGGATCATCCTGGGCGATGGCGTTGGTGTGCTGCTGGCCGGGCGAGTAAATGGCCACGTGTTGACGATGATTTTCGCGGTAGGCGTGTTCCTCATGTCGCTCAATTTCCTGCTGCCCAAGGTGGGCAATAAGGTCGTGAGCCAGAACATGCCGTCCGGTATCATGCGCGTCGGGATCGCAGGCGGCTTAGGCACTTTTTCGGCTTTGTTGGGGATCGGCGGTGGAACAATCGCGATCATGGTCATGACCCTCTGCGGCCGATCAATTCACAAGGCGATCGCGACTGCGTCCGGCATCGGCACTTTAATTGCCATCCCCAGCGCGATCGGATTTGCCATCATCGGGCTTGGCGCAAAGGATCTTCCCTGGGGTTCATTGGGCTATGTCAATGTGCCGGCTACCCTCACCGTTGCCTGTATGTCGGTTTTGACGGCGCCGCTGGGTGTCGCAGCAGCGCATAGCTTGCCCGCTGCGCCGCTGAAGAAGGTGTTTGGCATCTACCTGATCGTCATAGCAATAGTGATGTTCCGCAATGCCATGAAGATGTGA